The region actgaaccccctagaaatgcatcttatatttttttttaggccaGGTAGGAGTCAGAcattccaatagaaaacaatgcactCAAACTGATTTTATCACCTACGCTAGTAACATGTTGGCTACACGCATCCTcatacattagacctctctgcgtTGTATACATTGCATTCCCTCTAGatttaaagttcaaactgcgcctatgCCCGCGACCCTGCATAGGATAAGaggttacagatgatggatgaatggatggatggatggattgatttTCGCTTTCAGGCCAGAGTTGAACCTGGAACGTTGCGGTTATATGGCATGTGCTGTAACCGCTTGGTACAAGGTGTTCTAATGTTGACCATATAATTTTGGTTTAGCTATTGGTAGTCTTTAATCTGTTGGTGtattttctttatagcagaAGTGAGTACTTCTTGTTATGTATTATCTGCTGTTCTCATTTTTTCTGCAGGTACAATCTGGATGCAGGAGATCCTCCCACTGTTGCTGAATGAGGGGGATCTGACGCCGATCCAAACCATTCCTAACTGGGACAGGGTCCCCTGGCTGGAGGAGAAAAGATTAGCACTGGTTGTGGATCAGTTGACGTCTCCACGGGCGATGGTCACACATTTTCCTTACCAATTTATGCCCCCGTCCTTCCACTCTTCCAAAGCCAAGGTAAAAGGGTCAAAGGGTGGAAGCTTTGTGTGATATTCCCTTTTGAACCGAGGATTTTCTATTGTCTGTAACTAACACTTTCTTTGTCACGGTCTCGttccattattaatatttactgtaatacacatttcacctttttaTGTTATTGAGTTATTCTCTGGTGTCTCTGCCGTAGGCGATCTATGTCATGAGGAACCCGAAGGACATAGTGGTGTCTTCGTACTACTTCCATCAGATGGCCGAATTCCTCGAGGATCCAGGAACCTTCGATGAATTCTTGGAGAAATTCCTTGAGGGCAAAGGTCAGAGGTCTCATCCCACATAAAGAGTTTACTGTGTAAAACTGTGGTTCAGCCTTCTGGTGTATTAACATGTGAACAGATTTTGGATGTTGAAAGCAGGTGAAAGTCAtctttgtgtgttgtttctGCTAAAGTAGAGCAGTGGTTGTTTGCATTTATACTGTGGTCTATTGTCCGTGTTGTCTGCAGTGCTGTTTGGAAAATGGACAGACCACGTGAAGAGCTGGAGAAGCGCAGAGCTGGGAGACAGAGTATTGTACATCACATATGAAGACATGATTCAGGTAAAACCCTCCAGAACTCTCATgggttaaaaaataataaacattgttTCATCTAAAGTCCAGAGTTACCGGTTGACTGTAAACATTAAATGTCTCGTTGACCATCTTGCTTCACAAATTGTCTCTCAGAACAGCAGCCGTGTGGTGCACCACCACCATGTCTGCTACAGTTCCAAGAAACAGAGTTTTCC is a window of Sebastes umbrosus isolate fSebUmb1 chromosome 11, fSebUmb1.pri, whole genome shotgun sequence DNA encoding:
- the sult2st3 gene encoding sulfotransferase family 2, cytosolic sulfotransferase 3; amino-acid sequence: MSEEMYLQYRGLMVPKETHSLESLKFAEEFTFKDEDVTAVVYPKSGTIWMQEILPLLLNEGDLTPIQTIPNWDRVPWLEEKRLALVVDQLTSPRAMVTHFPYQFMPPSFHSSKAKAIYVMRNPKDIVVSSYYFHQMAEFLEDPGTFDEFLEKFLEGKVLFGKWTDHVKSWRSAELGDRVLYITYEDMIQDLPAALRRMSEFLGRNLIEEAIQKIAEHCSFKTMKTNCMSNFSLVPKVYMNTDISPFLRKGVAGDWKNHFSSEQLARFASVIRKELEGESFSLPWSLD